The sequence TGGACCTCATGAGCGCCGCGGGCGTGCAGGTGGCCTGGTTCCGCAAACCCGTGTGGCTGTCACCGTTCAAACAGAACCACCGTTGCCATCGCAAGGCCCTCATCGTCGACGAACACACCGCCTTCACCGGCGGCGTCGGCATCGCGGAGGAATGGAGCGGCAATGCCCGCAACCCTGCCGAGTGGCACGACACCCACGTCCAGGTGCGCGGCCCGGCCGTGGACGGCATCGCCGCCGCGTTCGCGCAGAACTGGGCCGAGTGTCATGACGAACTCTTCGACGACCGCGACCGTTTCACGGAACACCCGCAGGCCGGCTCGTCGGTGGTGCAGGTCGTGCGCGGCTCCGCAAGCATCGGCTGGCAGGACATGCAAACCCTCATCCGGGTCATGCTCACCTCCGCCGAGGAACGCTTCCGGCTGGCCACCGCCTACTTCGCCCCTGGCGCCTACTTCATCGACCTGCTGTGCCAGACCGCACGTCGCGGCGTGCATGTCGAGATCCTGCTGCCCGGCCCCCACACCGACCAGCGCGCCTGCCAGCTCGCCGGTCAACATCACTACACGCGTCTGCTGCAGGCCGGCGTGCACATCCGCCAGTACCAGCCGACCATGACGCACGCCAAGATCATCACCGTGGACTCGGTCGCCTCTCTCATCGGATCCACGCCTACCCCGCGCCGTTTAGGACACCTATAGGCTGTATGGCCTCTTACGTACCAGGTCGCCTTACATCCGGCATGCGCACGGGGTCCGGCCGTCATAACGGCCGGACCCCGTGCGGAAGGCGCGCTGCGGGTCAGATCACCATCGGTACCAACGACCTCGGCCGCCACCGGCGGTGGTGGAGCGCATGACGAAGCCGAGAAGCCACACCACCAGGACGGCTACGGCGACCCACCAGAGGATCTTGATGGCGAAGCCGGCACCGAAGAGGAGCAGCG comes from Streptomyces sp. FXJ1.172 and encodes:
- a CDS encoding hydrophobic protein encodes the protein MVPLLLVLLLALLLFGAGFAIKILWWVAVAVLVVWLLGFVMRSTTAGGGRGRWYRW